In the genome of Streptomyces collinus, one region contains:
- a CDS encoding DinB family protein, translated as MTTPDPKADLLRYLQEARDALLWKLDGLSEYDIRRPLTPTGTNLLGLVKHTAGVELGYFGDTFGRPFFGEKPPAWWYTRDAEPDADMWATPDESREDIAGLYRRAWEHADATIAALPLDATGHVPWWPEERRETTLHHILVRVIADTSRHAGHADIVRELIDGAVGLTPGKDSMGPGGRDRWEAHRRRLEEAARRAGATG; from the coding sequence ATGACCACACCGGACCCGAAGGCCGACCTCCTCCGCTATCTCCAGGAGGCGCGTGACGCCCTGTTGTGGAAGCTCGACGGGCTCTCCGAGTACGACATCCGCCGCCCCCTGACACCGACCGGCACCAATCTGCTCGGGCTGGTCAAGCACACCGCAGGAGTGGAGCTGGGGTACTTCGGCGACACCTTCGGCCGGCCGTTCTTCGGCGAGAAGCCACCCGCCTGGTGGTACACGCGGGACGCCGAACCCGACGCCGACATGTGGGCCACCCCGGACGAGTCGCGCGAGGACATCGCCGGGCTGTACCGCCGGGCGTGGGAGCACGCGGACGCCACGATCGCGGCGCTGCCGCTGGACGCGACCGGTCACGTCCCGTGGTGGCCCGAGGAGCGGCGCGAGACCACCCTGCACCACATCCTGGTGCGCGTGATCGCCGACACCAGCCGTCACGCCGGTCACGCCGACATTGTCCGCGAACTCATAGACGGCGCGGTCGGCCTGACGCCGGGCAAGGACAGCATGGGACCGGGGGGCCGGGACAGGTGGGAGGCCCACCGGCGCAGGCTGGAGGAGGCGGCGAGGCGAGCGGGCGCGACCGGTTGA
- a CDS encoding EamA family transporter: MTTPETATSPSSATADATAPATGPGRLGSLGPVGLVLAGGISVQFGGALAVTLMPRAGALGVVALRLLVAAVVLLLVCRPRLRGHSRTDWGTVVVFGITMAAMNGLFYQAVARIPLGPAVTLEVLGPLALSVFASRRAINVVWAALALGGVFLLGGGGLSGLDPTGAAFALGAGAMWAAYIVFSARTGRRFPQADGLALAMAVGAVLFLPLGIAESGTKLLDPVTLGLGAAVALLSSVLPYTLELLALRRLPASTFAILMSLEPAIAATAGFLILDQALSAAEAAAIALVVAASMGAVRTQVGGGRKKRAALESTGLEG, from the coding sequence GTGACCACGCCGGAGACCGCCACCTCGCCCTCGTCCGCGACCGCCGACGCCACAGCGCCGGCCACCGGCCCGGGCCGGCTCGGCTCCCTCGGACCCGTGGGCCTGGTGCTCGCGGGCGGGATCTCCGTGCAGTTCGGCGGCGCCCTGGCGGTCACGCTCATGCCCAGGGCGGGTGCCCTCGGCGTCGTGGCGCTGCGCCTGCTGGTCGCGGCCGTCGTGCTGCTCCTGGTCTGCCGCCCGCGCCTGCGCGGCCATTCGCGCACCGACTGGGGCACCGTCGTCGTCTTCGGCATCACCATGGCCGCCATGAACGGCCTCTTCTACCAGGCCGTCGCCCGCATCCCGCTGGGCCCCGCGGTCACACTGGAGGTCCTCGGCCCGCTCGCCCTCTCGGTCTTCGCCTCCCGCCGCGCGATCAACGTCGTCTGGGCGGCGCTGGCCCTCGGCGGTGTCTTCCTCCTGGGCGGGGGAGGCCTCAGCGGCCTCGACCCCACGGGAGCGGCCTTCGCCCTGGGTGCCGGCGCCATGTGGGCGGCCTACATCGTCTTCAGTGCCCGTACCGGCCGGCGCTTCCCGCAGGCGGACGGGCTGGCGCTGGCCATGGCGGTGGGGGCGGTGCTGTTCCTGCCCCTGGGCATCGCCGAGTCGGGGACGAAGCTGCTCGACCCGGTGACGCTGGGCCTGGGCGCGGCGGTGGCACTGCTGTCCTCGGTGCTGCCCTACACGCTCGAACTCCTCGCCCTGCGCCGCCTGCCCGCCTCCACCTTCGCGATCCTGATGAGCCTGGAACCGGCCATCGCCGCTACGGCCGGGTTCCTCATCCTCGACCAGGCCCTCAGCGCCGCCGAGGCCGCCGCGATCGCCCTGGTCGTCGCGGCGAGCATGGGCGCAGTGCGCACCCAGGTCGGCGGCGGGCGCAAGAAGCGGGCGGCGCTGGAGAGCACCGGCCTGGAGGGCTGA
- a CDS encoding lipid II:glycine glycyltransferase FemX, whose protein sequence is MSVRVQPITRDEHLAFVTARPFASHTQMPSWGAVKPDWRAESLGWFDDGGQLVGAGLVLLRPLPGPRLPWLPRYLAYLPEGPLIDWHEPGLDRLLEPMLAHLRRRGAFAVRMGPPVVVRRWSADAVKEAIADPAARRLRDVKATSYEPRAGQVADSLRRMGWRQSEASGEDGFAAGQPRYVFQVPFAGRSLQDIHNGLNQQWRRNIKKAEKAGVKVVRGDLEDLPAFHELYCETAERDRFIPRPLPYFQRMWSALTAEHRDRMRLYLAYHDGEVLAAATMLTVGEHVWYSYGASTARRREVQPSSAVQWRMMTDAHELGAAVYDLRGITDTLEESSHLLGLLRFKVGTGGEAVEYLGEWDYPLNQLLYQALNLYLARR, encoded by the coding sequence ATGAGCGTCCGCGTCCAGCCGATCACCCGTGACGAGCACCTCGCGTTCGTCACGGCCCGCCCCTTCGCCAGCCATACCCAGATGCCCTCGTGGGGCGCGGTCAAGCCCGACTGGCGGGCGGAGAGCCTCGGCTGGTTCGACGACGGCGGGCAGCTCGTCGGTGCGGGCCTTGTGCTGCTGCGCCCTCTGCCCGGGCCGCGACTGCCCTGGCTGCCGCGGTACCTCGCCTACCTGCCCGAGGGCCCGCTGATCGACTGGCACGAGCCCGGCCTCGACCGTCTGCTGGAGCCGATGCTCGCGCACCTGAGACGGCGGGGCGCCTTCGCGGTGCGGATGGGCCCGCCGGTCGTGGTGCGCCGCTGGAGCGCCGACGCGGTCAAGGAGGCGATCGCCGACCCGGCCGCCCGGCGGCTGCGCGACGTGAAGGCCACGTCGTACGAACCGCGCGCCGGCCAGGTCGCGGACAGCCTGCGCCGGATGGGCTGGCGGCAGTCCGAGGCGTCCGGCGAGGACGGCTTCGCCGCGGGCCAGCCCCGCTACGTCTTCCAGGTGCCGTTCGCCGGCCGGTCGCTTCAGGACATCCACAACGGCCTGAACCAGCAGTGGCGCCGCAACATCAAGAAGGCGGAGAAGGCCGGGGTGAAGGTCGTGCGCGGCGACCTGGAGGACCTGCCGGCCTTCCACGAGCTGTACTGCGAGACCGCCGAAAGGGACCGGTTCATCCCGCGCCCGCTGCCGTACTTCCAGCGCATGTGGAGCGCGCTCACCGCCGAACACCGCGACCGGATGCGGCTCTACCTCGCCTACCACGACGGCGAGGTGCTCGCCGCGGCCACGATGCTGACCGTCGGCGAGCACGTCTGGTACTCCTACGGCGCCTCCACCGCCCGCCGCCGCGAGGTCCAGCCGAGCAGCGCCGTGCAGTGGCGCATGATGACCGACGCGCACGAACTGGGCGCCGCCGTCTACGACCTGCGCGGCATCACCGACACCCTGGAGGAGTCCAGCCACCTGCTGGGCCTGCTGCGCTTCAAGGTGGGCACCGGCGGCGAGGCCGTCGAGTACCTCGGCGAATGGGACTACCCGCTCAACCAGCTGCTGTACCAGGCGCTGAACCTGTACCTCGCCCGCCGCTGA
- a CDS encoding FAD-binding and (Fe-S)-binding domain-containing protein: MTDLEAQLRAVVRGEVGFDVTSRALTTMDASNYRRVPAGVVAPRDADDVAAVLAVCRERGVPVVARGGGTSIAGQATGTGVVLDFTRHMNRLVALDPEARTAVVQPGLVLDRLQDAAAPHGLRFGPDPSTHSRCTLGGMIGNNSCGSHSVAWGTTADSVRALDVVTARGERLRLGPDWAGAPDGLRALAEGELARLRTGFPDLPRRISGYALDALLPERGADVARSFCGSEGTLGVLTEAVVRLVEAPRARALAVLGYADESAAAEAAAGLLPFGPLTVEGMAADLVPSPEALPRGGAWLFVETGGESAGEAHTRAQAIVRAADVVDALVVTDPAGQRALWRIREDASGTATRMPDGTEAWPGWEDCAVPPARLGVYLRDFRALMAAHGLRGTPYGHFGDGCIHVRIDFDLLTEAGVARFRRFSEELAELVVAHGGSLSGEHGDGQARAELLPKMYGAEMVGLFERVKGVWDPDDLLNPGMLVRPAPLDSGLRFSVLPREPVDVAFGYPADGGDFPAAVRRCVGVAKCRTTSVSGPGVMCPSFRATGAEEHSTRGRARLLHEMLAGEVVTDGWRSEEVRDALDLCLSCKGCRSDCPVGVDMATYKAEFLHHHYAGRRRPAAHHAMGRLPVWLRAVARTHTAWLVNALAAVRPVAWAAKRLGGIAPERELPRVARRTFSRWWERRRAHRPDTQGDLVVLWPDTFTEHLSPAVGRAAVRVLEAAGLRVALPPTVHLARPPVGDGRTVALDPSALLRGRGRVCCGLTYVSTGQLDRARAVMRRTLDLMEAVLETDAPVVVLEPSCAAALRTDVPELLHDDPRAARLAGRVLTFAETLERHAPGWRPPRVSRPVAGQTHCHQHAVLGDAADRRLREAALLTGELSGGCCGLAGNFGFEKGHWEVSAACAEEQLLPSVRDAPDGTVVLADGFSCRTQLRQLAGVRGRHLAEVLAEALDEDLRRDGT, translated from the coding sequence ATGACGGATCTCGAAGCGCAGCTGCGTGCCGTCGTCCGGGGTGAGGTCGGGTTCGACGTCACGTCCCGGGCGCTGACGACCATGGACGCGTCCAACTACCGGCGGGTCCCGGCGGGCGTGGTCGCTCCGCGTGACGCCGACGACGTCGCGGCGGTGCTCGCGGTGTGCCGGGAGCGAGGAGTGCCCGTGGTCGCCCGGGGCGGAGGAACCTCCATCGCCGGGCAGGCCACCGGCACCGGTGTCGTCCTGGACTTCACCCGGCACATGAACCGGCTGGTCGCCCTGGATCCCGAGGCGCGTACGGCCGTGGTGCAGCCGGGGCTGGTGCTGGACCGGCTCCAGGACGCCGCCGCCCCGCACGGGCTGCGGTTCGGCCCCGACCCCTCCACCCACAGCCGCTGCACGCTCGGAGGCATGATCGGCAACAACTCGTGCGGCTCGCACTCGGTGGCGTGGGGCACGACCGCGGACAGCGTGCGGGCGCTGGACGTCGTCACCGCGCGAGGCGAGCGGCTGCGGCTCGGGCCGGACTGGGCCGGGGCACCGGACGGGCTGCGGGCCCTGGCCGAGGGGGAACTGGCGCGTCTGCGCACCGGCTTCCCCGACCTGCCCCGCCGCATCTCCGGCTACGCCCTGGACGCCCTGCTGCCCGAGCGCGGCGCCGACGTGGCCCGCTCCTTCTGCGGTTCGGAGGGCACCCTCGGCGTGCTGACGGAGGCGGTCGTACGCCTCGTCGAAGCGCCCCGCGCGCGTGCGCTGGCCGTGCTGGGCTACGCCGACGAGAGCGCGGCGGCGGAGGCGGCGGCCGGACTGCTGCCGTTCGGGCCGCTGACGGTGGAGGGCATGGCGGCGGACCTGGTGCCGTCCCCGGAGGCGCTGCCGCGGGGCGGGGCCTGGCTGTTCGTGGAGACCGGCGGGGAGTCGGCCGGGGAGGCACACACGCGTGCGCAGGCGATCGTGCGGGCCGCCGACGTCGTGGACGCGCTCGTGGTCACCGACCCGGCGGGGCAGCGCGCGCTGTGGCGGATCCGGGAGGACGCGAGCGGCACGGCGACGCGCATGCCGGACGGGACCGAGGCGTGGCCGGGCTGGGAGGACTGCGCGGTGCCGCCCGCCCGGCTGGGGGTGTACCTGCGGGACTTCCGGGCGCTGATGGCGGCGCACGGGCTGCGCGGCACGCCGTACGGGCACTTCGGGGACGGCTGCATCCACGTCCGGATCGACTTCGACCTGCTCACCGAGGCGGGAGTCGCCCGTTTCCGCCGCTTCTCGGAGGAGCTCGCGGAGCTGGTGGTGGCGCACGGCGGCTCACTGTCCGGGGAGCACGGGGACGGGCAGGCGCGGGCGGAGCTGCTGCCGAAGATGTACGGGGCTGAGATGGTCGGCCTCTTCGAGCGGGTCAAGGGGGTGTGGGACCCGGACGACCTGCTCAACCCCGGGATGCTCGTCCGCCCCGCGCCGCTCGACAGCGGCCTGCGCTTCTCCGTCCTGCCCCGCGAACCGGTCGACGTGGCCTTCGGCTACCCCGCCGACGGCGGCGACTTCCCGGCGGCGGTGCGGCGCTGCGTCGGCGTCGCCAAGTGCCGTACGACGTCGGTGTCCGGCCCGGGTGTCATGTGCCCGTCCTTCCGGGCGACGGGCGCGGAGGAGCACTCAACGCGCGGGCGGGCCCGGCTGCTGCACGAGATGCTCGCCGGCGAGGTGGTGACGGACGGCTGGCGCTCGGAGGAGGTCCGGGACGCGCTGGACCTGTGCCTGTCCTGCAAGGGCTGCCGGTCGGACTGCCCGGTGGGCGTCGACATGGCCACGTACAAGGCGGAGTTCCTGCACCACCACTACGCCGGGCGGCGCCGGCCCGCCGCGCACCACGCCATGGGCCGGCTGCCCGTGTGGCTCCGGGCCGTGGCCCGCACGCACACGGCGTGGCTGGTCAACGCACTGGCAGCGGTACGGCCCGTCGCGTGGGCGGCGAAGCGGCTGGGCGGCATCGCGCCCGAGCGGGAGCTCCCGCGGGTGGCCCGGCGGACGTTCAGCCGGTGGTGGGAGCGGCGGCGGGCGCACCGCCCGGACACGCAGGGCGACTTGGTCGTCCTGTGGCCCGACACCTTCACCGAGCACCTCTCCCCGGCCGTGGGCCGGGCGGCCGTACGGGTCCTGGAGGCGGCCGGGCTGCGGGTGGCGCTGCCACCGACCGTGCACCTGGCGAGGCCGCCGGTGGGCGACGGCAGGACGGTCGCCCTCGATCCGTCGGCGCTGCTGCGGGGCCGGGGGCGGGTCTGCTGCGGGCTGACGTACGTGTCGACGGGCCAGCTGGACCGCGCCCGGGCCGTCATGCGCCGCACGCTCGACCTGATGGAAGCGGTCCTGGAGACCGACGCCCCGGTCGTCGTCCTGGAGCCCAGCTGCGCCGCCGCCCTGCGCACGGACGTCCCCGAGCTGCTGCACGACGACCCGCGCGCGGCCCGCCTCGCCGGGCGGGTGCTCACCTTCGCGGAGACGCTGGAGCGCCACGCCCCCGGCTGGAGGCCCCCGCGCGTGTCCCGCCCGGTGGCCGGGCAGACCCACTGCCACCAGCACGCGGTGCTCGGCGACGCCGCCGACCGCCGGCTGCGGGAAGCGGCCCTGCTCACCGGCGAACTGAGCGGCGGCTGCTGCGGCCTCGCGGGGAACTTCGGCTTCGAGAAGGGCCACTGGGAGGTGTCCGCCGCCTGCGCGGAGGAACAGCTCCTGCCGTCCGTCCGCGACGCCCCCGACGGCACGGTGGTCCTGGCGGACGGCTTCTCCTGCCGCACCCAGCTCCGGCAGCTGGCGGGCGTACGGGGCAGGCATCTCGCGGAGGTGCTGGCCGAGGCGCTCGACGAGGACCTCCGGCGCGACGGCACGTGA
- a CDS encoding carbohydrate ABC transporter permease, with product MAMTRTPVRRVLDYTVLSVLAFVFALPALYLFLGSLKPSDEVLNGLSGFLPTHLSFDNYAAVLDSLNSDSTGYFWQFMGVSVLLSFVVVTGGLIVNSMAAYGLTRLKWRGQNAVFTLVLLLMLIPFESVAVPLFYMFNGQRNTLFIQALPFVANAFAIYQFHTFFKKIPTSIEEAARLDGAGPWRTFFAIIVPMSRPVFASVAILTFLIQWGSFLWPVLMVSDPSVRPLPLEMSVFQGQQPPDWGQILAFGVLLVLPVLIVFAFFQRWFVEGVASSAVKG from the coding sequence ATGGCCATGACCCGTACGCCCGTACGCCGCGTCCTCGACTACACCGTCCTGAGCGTCCTGGCGTTCGTCTTCGCCCTCCCCGCGCTCTACCTCTTCCTCGGCAGCCTCAAGCCGTCCGACGAGGTCCTGAACGGCCTGTCCGGCTTCCTGCCCACCCACCTCTCGTTCGACAACTACGCGGCCGTCCTCGACAGCCTGAACTCCGACAGCACCGGCTACTTCTGGCAGTTCATGGGCGTGTCGGTGCTGCTGTCGTTCGTGGTGGTGACGGGCGGGCTGATCGTCAACTCGATGGCGGCCTACGGGCTGACGCGGCTCAAGTGGCGGGGGCAGAACGCGGTGTTCACCCTCGTCCTGCTGCTGATGCTGATCCCGTTCGAGTCGGTGGCGGTGCCGCTGTTCTACATGTTCAACGGCCAGCGCAACACCCTGTTCATCCAGGCGCTGCCGTTCGTCGCCAACGCCTTCGCGATCTACCAGTTCCACACGTTCTTCAAGAAGATCCCGACGTCCATCGAGGAGGCGGCCCGGCTGGACGGGGCGGGGCCCTGGCGCACCTTCTTCGCGATCATCGTGCCGATGTCCCGGCCGGTGTTCGCCTCGGTCGCGATCCTCACCTTCCTGATCCAGTGGGGCTCCTTCCTGTGGCCGGTGCTGATGGTGTCCGACCCGTCCGTGCGCCCGCTGCCGCTGGAGATGAGCGTCTTCCAGGGCCAGCAGCCGCCGGACTGGGGCCAGATCCTCGCCTTCGGCGTGTTGCTGGTGCTGCCCGTGCTGATCGTCTTCGCGTTCTTCCAGCGCTGGTTCGTCGAGGGTGTGGCCAGCTCCGCGGTGAAGGGCTAG
- a CDS encoding carbohydrate ABC transporter permease — translation MKTVEPAHAAARGPAQAVSSAPSAKPPRPARGNRDRLHGLLMSAPAVVGLIAFVGIPFGYAVVLSFYNVRLGSPLEPAFFGVEHYRRLFTDPDLSGPFLRALLNNLTFAVVVVPLQTGLALALAILLNRKLKAIGLFRSFFFMPVVFPMALVAVIWRLILARSEQGMLNSLLDAVSFGNWGAFDWLGDGLTAMGSVIVLSVWQGVGFQMVILLAGLQQIPGELYEASQLDRASRWQQFRHVTLPGIRGTLVFVAMLTSVLSFRVFDQVYILIRGGGLDEDATRTVMYQAVTTAFDQNNIGQASAVTVVFFLIVVALTIVQRRVVRPDNED, via the coding sequence GTGAAAACCGTGGAACCCGCGCACGCCGCGGCCCGAGGCCCGGCGCAGGCCGTGTCGTCCGCACCCTCCGCGAAGCCCCCGCGTCCCGCGCGCGGCAACCGTGACCGGCTGCACGGGCTGCTGATGTCCGCCCCGGCCGTCGTCGGGCTGATCGCCTTCGTCGGCATCCCGTTCGGCTACGCCGTGGTGCTCTCCTTCTACAACGTCCGCCTCGGCTCGCCGCTGGAGCCCGCCTTCTTCGGCGTGGAGCACTACCGGCGGCTGTTCACCGACCCCGACCTGTCCGGCCCGTTCCTGCGGGCGCTGCTGAACAACCTGACCTTCGCCGTCGTCGTCGTACCGCTCCAGACGGGCCTGGCGCTGGCGCTGGCGATCCTGCTCAACCGCAAGCTGAAGGCCATCGGCCTGTTCCGGTCCTTCTTCTTCATGCCGGTGGTCTTCCCGATGGCGCTGGTCGCCGTGATCTGGCGGCTGATCCTCGCCCGCAGCGAGCAGGGCATGCTCAACTCGCTGCTGGACGCGGTGAGTTTCGGCAACTGGGGTGCCTTCGACTGGCTCGGTGACGGCCTCACCGCGATGGGCTCGGTCATCGTGCTGTCGGTGTGGCAGGGCGTCGGCTTCCAGATGGTCATCCTGCTGGCCGGTCTCCAGCAGATCCCGGGCGAGCTCTACGAGGCCTCCCAGCTGGACCGGGCCTCGCGCTGGCAGCAGTTCCGGCACGTCACCCTGCCCGGCATCCGCGGCACCCTCGTGTTCGTCGCGATGCTGACCTCGGTGCTGTCCTTCCGGGTCTTCGACCAGGTGTACATCCTCATCCGCGGCGGCGGCCTGGACGAGGACGCCACCCGCACGGTGATGTACCAGGCCGTCACCACGGCCTTCGACCAGAACAACATCGGCCAGGCCTCGGCCGTCACGGTGGTGTTCTTCCTGATCGTCGTCGCCCTGACCATCGTCCAGCGCCGCGTCGTCCGGCCCGACAACGAGGACTGA
- a CDS encoding ABC transporter substrate-binding protein: protein MITGHGKHRRTGLTALALLPLAALAACGGGGGGSDTSAEKGSGKGTISVWAHQGQASEATALQNAVKSFNSSQKAVKAELKLIPEKDYTKTITATDASELPDVLEFDGPTMANFVFNSKLAPVDGHVSAKTLGNATDAIKAQGEIDGKHYGLGMFDAGLGMYANKKLLDAAGVKYPTSVDDAWTAEEFGKALKALKGKDSDGKVLDISEQYGLASEWGTFGFSPIVFSAGGGLLKDGKAEGALDSPKVVSAMKTFQSWKPYVDPNTDGNAFAKGKVALSWVGHWNYPAYSEALGDDLAVLPLPNFGNGPKAGQGSWAWGIGADSKNGKAAGTFLDYLLNDTNVGAMTKANGAVPATKSALAKSELYKEGGPLQLFADQLAKPCGDSDITSSCVAVTRPVTAGYPTVTAKFNTALNSIYGGADPEEALQKAARAIDRDFTDNAGYEIP from the coding sequence ATGATCACCGGCCACGGAAAACACCGTCGTACGGGCCTGACGGCCCTCGCCCTGCTGCCCCTGGCCGCGCTGGCCGCCTGTGGCGGCGGGGGCGGCGGCAGCGACACCTCCGCCGAAAAGGGCAGCGGCAAGGGCACCATCAGCGTCTGGGCCCACCAGGGCCAGGCGAGCGAGGCGACCGCGCTGCAGAACGCGGTGAAGTCCTTCAACTCCTCGCAGAAGGCCGTCAAGGCCGAGTTGAAGCTCATACCGGAGAAGGACTACACGAAGACCATCACCGCCACGGACGCCTCCGAACTGCCGGACGTGCTGGAGTTCGACGGCCCGACGATGGCGAACTTCGTCTTCAACAGCAAGCTCGCCCCGGTCGACGGCCACGTCTCCGCCAAGACCCTCGGCAACGCCACCGACGCGATCAAGGCGCAGGGCGAGATCGACGGCAAGCACTACGGCCTGGGCATGTTCGACGCCGGGCTCGGCATGTACGCCAACAAGAAGCTGCTGGACGCGGCCGGCGTGAAGTACCCGACGAGCGTGGACGACGCCTGGACGGCCGAGGAGTTCGGCAAGGCCCTCAAAGCACTGAAGGGCAAGGACTCCGACGGCAAGGTCCTCGACATATCGGAGCAGTACGGCCTGGCCTCCGAATGGGGCACCTTCGGCTTCTCCCCGATCGTCTTCTCGGCCGGCGGCGGCCTGCTGAAGGACGGCAAGGCGGAGGGCGCCCTGGACAGCCCGAAGGTCGTCTCCGCGATGAAGACCTTCCAGTCCTGGAAGCCGTACGTCGACCCCAACACCGACGGCAACGCCTTCGCCAAGGGCAAGGTGGCGCTGAGCTGGGTCGGCCACTGGAACTACCCCGCCTACAGCGAGGCGCTCGGTGACGACCTCGCTGTCCTGCCGCTGCCAAACTTCGGCAACGGCCCCAAGGCCGGGCAGGGCTCGTGGGCCTGGGGCATCGGCGCCGACAGCAAGAACGGCAAGGCCGCCGGCACCTTCCTGGACTACCTGCTGAACGACACCAACGTCGGCGCGATGACGAAGGCCAACGGCGCGGTGCCCGCCACCAAGTCCGCGCTGGCCAAGAGCGAGCTGTACAAGGAGGGCGGCCCGCTCCAGCTCTTCGCCGACCAGCTGGCCAAGCCGTGCGGCGACAGCGACATCACCTCCTCCTGCGTCGCCGTCACCCGCCCGGTGACCGCCGGATACCCCACCGTCACCGCCAAGTTCAACACGGCCCTGAACTCGATCTACGGCGGCGCCGACCCCGAGGAAGCCCTGCAGAAGGCCGCCCGCGCCATCGACCGGGACTTCACCGACAACGCCGGCTACGAGATCCCGTAA
- a CDS encoding LacI family DNA-binding transcriptional regulator translates to MTVSITDVAEATGVSASTVSRALRGRSGVSEQMRARIVAVAADLGYTASRSASSLASGRTYTIGVVVPYVGRWFFGTVLDAAEKVFSAAGYDVLLYNLGSPEARKRFFTKLPIRKRVDAVLSLLIPDPEEAAALCSLGVPLATTVGGARPGFTVVGIDDRGGAESAVRHLVNLGHRRIGMISGASEPLHWTTPLDRRQGYLDVLADAGIEPDTALEADGGYTVEGGERAMTELLALRHPPTAVFAQSDEMAMGALRALRRHRLRVPEDVSVVGFDDHELSEVVGLTTVAQPVAAQGREAARLLLTRLDGPDAGPPRPVEMPIRFILRETTAPPHTGRQR, encoded by the coding sequence GTGACGGTCAGCATCACCGATGTCGCCGAGGCCACCGGGGTCTCGGCGTCCACCGTGTCCCGCGCCCTGCGCGGCCGTTCGGGTGTGTCGGAGCAGATGCGGGCCAGGATCGTCGCGGTCGCCGCCGACCTGGGCTACACCGCGTCGCGGTCGGCCTCCAGCCTGGCCAGCGGACGCACCTACACCATCGGCGTCGTCGTCCCGTACGTCGGCCGCTGGTTCTTCGGCACGGTGCTGGACGCCGCCGAGAAGGTCTTCAGCGCCGCCGGTTACGACGTACTGCTGTACAACCTCGGCTCACCGGAGGCGCGCAAGCGTTTCTTCACCAAGCTGCCGATCCGCAAGCGGGTCGACGCCGTGCTGTCCCTGCTGATCCCGGACCCGGAGGAGGCCGCCGCCCTGTGCTCCCTCGGCGTGCCGCTGGCGACCACGGTCGGCGGCGCCCGGCCCGGCTTCACGGTGGTCGGCATCGACGACCGGGGCGGCGCGGAGAGCGCCGTACGGCACCTGGTGAACCTCGGTCACCGGCGGATCGGCATGATCTCCGGTGCCAGCGAGCCGCTGCACTGGACCACGCCCCTCGACCGGCGGCAGGGCTACCTGGACGTGCTGGCCGACGCCGGGATCGAGCCCGACACCGCCCTGGAGGCCGACGGCGGTTACACGGTCGAGGGCGGCGAGCGGGCCATGACCGAGCTGCTGGCGCTGCGCCATCCGCCGACCGCCGTGTTCGCCCAGTCCGACGAGATGGCGATGGGCGCGCTGCGCGCCCTGCGCCGGCACCGGCTGAGGGTCCCCGAGGACGTCTCCGTGGTCGGCTTCGACGATCACGAGCTGTCCGAGGTGGTCGGGCTGACCACCGTGGCCCAGCCGGTCGCGGCCCAGGGCCGGGAGGCGGCCCGGCTGCTGCTGACGCGGCTGGACGGACCGGACGCCGGGCCGCCGCGCCCCGTCGAGATGCCCATCCGCTTCATCCTCCGCGAGACCACCGCTCCGCCGCACACCGGCCGGCAGCGGTAG